The window TTTCCATATCGACAGGAGTGTGGGTTTCAACAACGCCAATCGCTCCCAACCAGCGAACATCTTTGACAAGATCATGCTCTCGCAAAGGCGGTAGCAACTCAGAGAAAAGTTGCTCAATTTGTTGAGTCTGATTTTGCCAATCGCCTTGCTCTATGATGGACAAGCTTGCCGCACCTACCGCGCAAGCTAATGGGTTACCCATAAAGGTTGGCCCGTGCATAAAACAACCCGCTTCACCGCCACATACTGTGTCAGCAACTTCTTTACTCGCAAGCGTTGCTGAAAGGGTCATATAGCCACCAGTTAGCGCCTTACCTACGCATAAGATATCCGGTTGAACATCGGCATGTTCGCAAGCAAAAAGTTTCCCTGTACGGCCAAATCCGGTCGCAATCTCATCCAAGATCAGCAAGACGTTGAATTCATCACACAGCAAGCGAACCTGTCTCAGGAATTCAGGATGATAGATACGCATACCGCCAGCACCTTGAACGATTGGCTCTAAGACCACCGCAGCGACTTCTTGATGGTGGGTTGCCAGCTTTTCTCGAAAGCTGTTGATGTCGTTGGCGTTCCATTGATCCCAAAATCCCGTTTTTGGTGAATCAGCAAAAATATGTTCCGGTAAAAAGCCTTTGTAGAGGCTGTGCATCGAGTTATCTGGATCAGTCACCGACATCGCCGCAAAGGTATCACCGTGGTAGCCATCTCTGAGCGTGAGGAACTTCGAACGAGGCTGTTCTTTGGCATGCCAGTATTGGAGAGCCATCTTGAGGCTAACCTCTACGGCTACTGAACCTGAATCGGCTAGAAATACGTGTTCTAGATTACTTGGCGCGAGATTCAGCAGTTTCTTACATAAATCGATAGCGGGCTGGTGGGTAATACCACCAAACATAACGTGCGAAACTTTGTCTATTTGGCTGTGAGCGGCCGCATTTAATACCGGGTGGTTATAGCCATGGATGGTTGACCACCATGATGACATGCCATCAATAATTCGTTTTCCGCCTTCTAATTCTAGGTAAACACCGTCTGCATTCGTGACTGGGTAGCAGGTCAGAGGTGTTAACGTTGATGTGTAGGGATGCCAGATATGCTGGCGATCAAAGGCGAGATCCATAGTAACTTCCATTCTTGATGAGGTTAAAAAATAACCAGATGTAAACTTTTGATATTATCAATGTGTTGACAGTCTAAAGCTTGTCGGTAGACTAGCCAAGCATAAATGCAATCTCTATTGATAGAGATGAAACATCAAATAATAAAAAAGGATCGACACGTGGAAGTTCGTCATGACTGGACAGTTGCTGAAGTAACAGCGCTGCTTGAAAAACCGTTTATGGATTTAATGTTTGAAGCTCAAGTCGTTCATAGACAGTACCAAGAGCACAACCACGTGCAGGTGAGTACGCTTCTATCAATTAAGACCGGTGCTTGTCCTGAAGATTGCAAGTACTGCCCTCAAAGTGCTCACTACCGAACGGATGTCGACAAAGAACGCTTAATGGAAGTAGAGCGTGTTTTGGATGCGGCGCAAAAAGCCAAGAACGCGGGTTCGACTCGTTTCTGTATGGGCGCGGCATGGAAAAACCCGAAAGAACGCGATATGCCTCACCTGACTGATATGATTAAAGGTGTAAAAGGCATGGGCCTAGAAACGTGTATGACGCTAGGTATGCTAACGCCAGATCAAGCAGATGAGCTAGCGGGTGCAGGTCTGGATTACTACAATCACAACCTTGATACTTCTCCTGAGTTCTATGGCAGCATCATTACTACTCGTACTTACCAAGATCGTTTAGACACTCTATCTCACGTACGTGATGCCGGAATGAAGATTTGCTCTGGCGGTATCATTGGTATGGGCGAAAGCACCAATGACCGTGCAGGTCTACTTGTTGAGCTAGCGAACCTCCCAGTCCACCCTGAAAGTGTGCCAATCAACATGTTGGTAAAAGTAAAAGGCACACCGATGGAAAACGTCGATGATGTTGAATCTTTTGACTTCATTAAGCTGATTGCGATTGCTCGTATCATGATGCCAATGTCTGCGGTTCGTCTATCAGCGGGCCGTGAGAATATGAATGAACAGATGCAAGCGATGTGTTTCATGGCTGGCGCGAACTCTATCTTCTACGGTTGTAAGCTACTGACTACACCAAACCCAGATGAAGACACGGATATGCAGCTGTTTAAGAAGTTAGGTATCAACAGCCAACAAGTGGCTCAGAAGCCTGATGAAATTCAAGAAAACGAACTGTTAGATCAAGTGGTGGAGCGGGTTGCTGCTCGTCCAACGAAAGATGACATGTTCTACGATGCCATTGTTTAAATCTCGCATCAAAAGTGCCCTTGCTCATCGTCGCGAGCAAGGGTTAACTCGTCAACTTAAGGTGTTAGAAAACAGTAATGGCCCTTTGCTTACTAGCGAAGGTTCTAACTTCATTAATTTTTCGAGTAATGACTATTTAGGCTTGGCAAATGATCCTGAACTGGTCGATGCATGGCAAACCGGACTTTCCCAATATGGTGCCGGCAGTGCGGCATCGCCATTGGTCACGGGTTTTAGCCCTGCTCATCGAAATTTAGAGGCTCAGCTGTGTGAATGGCTTGGCTTTG of the Vibrio lentus genome contains:
- the bioA gene encoding adenosylmethionine--8-amino-7-oxononanoate transaminase, whose product is MDLAFDRQHIWHPYTSTLTPLTCYPVTNADGVYLELEGGKRIIDGMSSWWSTIHGYNHPVLNAAAHSQIDKVSHVMFGGITHQPAIDLCKKLLNLAPSNLEHVFLADSGSVAVEVSLKMALQYWHAKEQPRSKFLTLRDGYHGDTFAAMSVTDPDNSMHSLYKGFLPEHIFADSPKTGFWDQWNANDINSFREKLATHHQEVAAVVLEPIVQGAGGMRIYHPEFLRQVRLLCDEFNVLLILDEIATGFGRTGKLFACEHADVQPDILCVGKALTGGYMTLSATLASKEVADTVCGGEAGCFMHGPTFMGNPLACAVGAASLSIIEQGDWQNQTQQIEQLFSELLPPLREHDLVKDVRWLGAIGVVETHTPVDMETIQAHFVEQGVWIRPFGKLIYMMPPFISKPEHIEQLVSSIDKALQQSACFKPS
- the bioB gene encoding biotin synthase BioB, producing the protein MEVRHDWTVAEVTALLEKPFMDLMFEAQVVHRQYQEHNHVQVSTLLSIKTGACPEDCKYCPQSAHYRTDVDKERLMEVERVLDAAQKAKNAGSTRFCMGAAWKNPKERDMPHLTDMIKGVKGMGLETCMTLGMLTPDQADELAGAGLDYYNHNLDTSPEFYGSIITTRTYQDRLDTLSHVRDAGMKICSGGIIGMGESTNDRAGLLVELANLPVHPESVPINMLVKVKGTPMENVDDVESFDFIKLIAIARIMMPMSAVRLSAGRENMNEQMQAMCFMAGANSIFYGCKLLTTPNPDEDTDMQLFKKLGINSQQVAQKPDEIQENELLDQVVERVAARPTKDDMFYDAIV